One Legionella lansingensis genomic region harbors:
- a CDS encoding DUF3309 domain-containing protein has protein sequence MELILLVILILLLIGAFPAWPYSRGWGYYPSGLLGLILIILILFLLFR, from the coding sequence ATGGAACTTATCTTACTTGTTATACTCATTTTATTACTAATCGGAGCTTTCCCAGCTTGGCCATATAGCCGAGGTTGGGGGTACTACCCAAGTGGACTATTAGGATTAATTCTAATTATATTGATATTGTTTTTGTTATTTCGATAA
- a CDS encoding DJ-1/PfpI family protein: protein MQTTNVNKKLGVLLYPRVQPMDVIGPWEVFATWKNILGGALEMYLVAETSELIHGVNNIELKPHCDFSNSPQFDFLLIPGGPGRREQVLNKKVIHFISQQAAHCEYILSVCTGVFLLRAANLLQDKQVTTYWRAINELKSTGDVEVIEERMVKSGKIWTAGGVSSGIDLALAFIDEIAGSNTAGKVQLLFEYFPNNKIYCRKNMTSELPPYIPHTQESHEELPDYVKKIIEKEP from the coding sequence GTGCAAACCACAAATGTCAATAAAAAATTAGGTGTTTTACTTTACCCTCGGGTTCAACCTATGGATGTAATAGGTCCCTGGGAAGTATTTGCTACCTGGAAAAATATCCTTGGCGGAGCATTAGAGATGTATTTGGTCGCTGAGACTTCGGAGTTGATTCATGGAGTGAATAATATTGAGCTAAAACCTCATTGCGACTTTTCTAACTCTCCTCAGTTTGATTTTTTGCTTATCCCTGGTGGTCCTGGTCGTCGAGAACAAGTACTCAATAAAAAAGTAATCCATTTTATTAGTCAACAAGCAGCACACTGTGAATATATTTTATCAGTATGTACTGGTGTTTTTTTGCTGAGGGCAGCAAATTTATTACAAGACAAACAGGTCACTACCTATTGGCGAGCTATCAATGAGCTAAAATCGACCGGCGATGTGGAGGTTATTGAAGAGAGAATGGTCAAATCAGGAAAAATTTGGACTGCTGGAGGTGTGTCAAGTGGTATAGATTTGGCTTTAGCTTTCATTGATGAAATTGCAGGTTCTAATACAGCCGGCAAAGTCCAATTATTGTTTGAGTATTTTCCAAATAACAAGATTTATTGTCGTAAGAATATGACATCAGAGCTTCCACCCTATATTCCCCATACTCAGGAAAGCCATGAAGAGTTGCCCGATTACGTAAAAAAAATAATTGAGAAAGAACCATAA